Part of the Spirochaetota bacterium genome is shown below.
CCTGCGACGGGCTGTTTTGAGCCACCTAAAATCCTTTAATTGACCATGGCCTGCCAGCATGCTAGAATCTATTGTATGAACGATACAAGGCGGCAATATATGGACACATCGATAACTATTGATACTCAGGCGGAAAGCGAGACCTATCTGACCAAGCAGCTTTTAACCTACATCGGCAATAAGCGATCATTGCTCGGATTCATTGGCGAAGGTGTGGCGCTCGTCAAGCAGCGGCTTGGAAAAGACAAACTCGATATATTCGAGCCGTTCAGCGGCACTGGAGCAGTGTCTCGTTTCTTAAAACAGCACGCAAAGACTCTTATTGTAAATGACCTTGAGAAGTACGCCGAGGTCGTAAGCAATTGCTATCTGGCATCGCCATCGGAAAGCGAGTTGCGTCTGCTGCGCGGGATATATGATTCGATAATAGATGAGATGGACTCCGCGCCACTCAGATCAGGATTTATTACTGATATGTACGCGCCAAGAGATGATAAAAACATTCAACGTGGAGAGCGTGTATTCTATACGACAAGGAACGCAAACTATATTGATACGGCGCGGCAGTGCATGGAGGATTTGAGTCCATACTTAAGGAGCTTCTTCCTTGCTCCACTTTTGTCCGAAGCATCTATCCATACAAATACATCGGGCGTGTTCAAGGGCTTTTTTAAGAACAATGGCATTGGCCAGTTCGGTGGCAAGAACGAAGACGCCCTGTCGCGCATCATGGGGGATATAACATTGCCCTTCCCAGTATTCAGTAATTTTGATTGTGAAGTCGTTGTTCACCGAGGTGATGCAAATGAAGTTGTGTTGAATGTGCCCGAGGTTGATCTCGTTTATATCGACCCGCCGTATAATCAACATTCTTTTGGCGCGAACTACTTTTTGCTTAATCTGATAACGGAGTACAAACGCCCTACGAAGACAAGCCCCGTCTCCGGCATTCCTGTTGACTGGAATCGGTCAGCATACAATTACAAGAGTACCGCTGCCAAGGCAATGAAACAGCTAGTTGAATCAGTGCGCGCAAAGTATCTGCTGATCTCTTATAACTCGGAAGGCTACATATCTCTGAAAGAGATGACGGACATGCTGGCAGAGATCGGCACGGTCGAGGTGCTCGATACAAAATACAATGCTTTCAGAGGAAGTCGAAACTTATCCGGTCGTGATATACACGTGACAGAATATCTATTCCTTGTTAAAAAAATATAATGGCAGTCTCTCACATATAGGATATTGTAATGAGTTCTAGTCATCGACTTTTCGAGATGTAAGCCGTATAATTCAGAAAACATATGGCTTATACACACCTTCACGTGCATACTGATTACTCGATCCTCGACGGGGCATGTAGAATCGATCGGCTGATTGCTAAGGTAAATGAATACGGTATGAAGGCATGCGCGATTACTGACCATGCCAATTTATTCGGAGCGATGGCGTTTACTTCTGCTGCTAAAAAGGTGGGTATAAAGCCGATTATTGGCTGTGAAGTTTACGTTGCTCCTGGAAGTAGACTATACAAAACTGTAAATTCGGACGATAAAAAAACTGCAAGGCATTTAATACTAATTGCGAAGAATCGAGAAGGATATTCGAATCTGAGTAAACTAATTTCACTCGGGTATACAGAGGGATTTTATCATCGGCCGCGCATAGACCACGAACTTATTGAGCGATATAACAAAGGCTTGATATGCGCGAGCGCATGCCTTGCTGGCGAAGTTCCGCAACTTCTGCTACAATCAAAATACGACGAAGCCAAAACAACAGCTCTCTGGCATAAGAGCATTTTTGGAGATGCTTATTATATCGAATTACAGTATCAAGGGTTGCCTGGGCAAAAGGCATTAAATACGGATTTATCTAGGCTCGCACAAGAGTGCGGAATAAAATGTATCATCACCAATGATGTGCATTACATTAATAAAAGCGATTCAATCTATCATGATGTTGCATTAGCTATTCAAACAAGAAAGCTGCTGTCAGATGAGAAACGTATGCGTTTTGGCAGTGACGGTTTTTATTTCAAGAGTGAAGACGAGGTTATATCGGCTTTTCCAGACAATTTGAATGTCATTGAAAACACAAACATTATCGCAGACCAATGTGATCTTGATCTTATTGCCAAAAGCTATTTCATGCCATCGTATAAAGGCGAAGGTTCAACAAATCCGACAGGCCATTTAAGAAAACTATGCAATGAAGGATTGAATAACAGGTATCAGGGATATATTCCAGCCGTTGCAAGTGATCGCATTACTTATGAACTTGATACAATACACAAAATGGATTTCGACGGATACTTTCTGATAGTGCAGGATTTTATTAGATATGCAAAGGAAGCCGGAATTAGAGTAGGACCAGGTAGAGGATCTGCGGCAGGTAGCATTGTTGCATATGCACTCGGTATTACTGAAGTAAACCCATTAGATTATGATTTACTTTTCGAGAGGTTTCTAAACCCTGACAGAAAGAGTATGCCGGATATTGACATTGACTTCCCTGATGATAGGCGCGACGAAGTGATACGTTTTGTAAAAAGTATCTACGGGGATGATAATGTAGCGCGTCTTATGACGTACTCAAAGCTGAAAGCGAAAAGTGCATTCAAGGACGTATGTCGAACGATGGGGGTCTCGCCAAAGATCGTGAACGCATGGTCCGATATTATTGATGATGATTTTAGTCTCGAACAGAATTATCGAGACAATAAACAATTTACCGATTTAATAAATAACAATCAGCAATGTAAAGCAATCTATGCCATTGCGATTCACCTTGAAGGTCTTGTGCGGAGCGCTGGGATACATCCATCCGGGGTAGTAATTTCCAACGCTCCGGCCATGGAACATGCACATTTATATAAACGTCCGAAGTCGGAAGAAATAGCTATCCATTTCGACAAGCACGCGGCGGAGAAAGCAGGGCTTGTAAAAATTGACTTTCTCAACAATAAGAATCTAAGTCTAATAACAAGAATAATTAAACGGATAAACAAATCAAGAAACATTACTATTCACACCGATAAAATCCCGATGAATGACGTGGCTTCTTTTACAGCATTTAGAATTGCCGACACTGACGGGATATTTCAACTAGAAAGCACCGGCGTGCGGAAGCTGTTATTAAAGTTGTTACCGAGAAAGTTTAATGATATCGTCGATACCCTCGCGCTATATCGGCCCGGGCCATTAAGATCGGGAATGCATAATATTTATTGTGAAAGAAAGCACGGCAGAGCGGCAATCACATATCCTCATGAAGATATTCGTAATATACTTGAACCTACCTATGGCGTTATGATCTATCAAGAGCAGATTATGCAGATTGCCCGAGTGCTGGGTAGATTCTCGGCATCTGAGGCTGATGATTTGCGTAAGGCTATGAGCAAGAAGAACGAGGACATTATTTTCAAGATGAGGGGCGACTTTATATCGAGGGGAACGGGGGCTGGATACGCGCCTGATATGCTTACCAAGATATACGAACAGATGCTGCAATTCGCCAAATATGGGTTCAATAAATCTCATTCGGTATGCTATGCCTTAATAGCGTATTGGGAAATGTATTTGAAGAGCCACTTTCCGTTGGAATATTACGTCGAGCTATTAAATCACATACTGGACGATTGCGATCGAACCGTCGGAAAATATCTAACTCTGGCGAAGAGAAAAGGAATTGCGGTTGTCACACGGTCCGTGAACGACAGCCACTATTTGTTTACGACCCAGGACGGGAAATTAGTTGTGGGACTTGCCACTGTCGAGAAGCTACGGCGCGTAGTCATAGACACTATTGTCGCTGAACGTGAAAAGAATGGGAAGTTCAAAGACCTGATAGACTTCGCGAAGCGCGTGCCGAATAAGATGATGACCCGGAGCGTATACACGAAGATGGCGCGCGCCGGAGCATTCAGTTGTTTTAATAAAGCGCCGGGAGAAATATTATCGGTCATAGACAAACTGCAAGAACTTGGACGGATCAGGCAACAGTCAGACAGCAAGCGACAAAAGCGTACCAAGCGTCAGAAATAACGACCGTCGATCGTGCCGGAGGGCGAAGCCGCGCGCTCTACGAGTATATCTAAAACATTTATGGAATCGTGATGAGAAGCAGGTTTGTGAGCAGGGCATTGTAGCAGCCCAATCTAATTGACACATTCATACCGTAAGCTTCCCCAGCATGTTTAAAGTATTGTTATGAGCGATAGTGGGGCTGTATCTGAGGCCGCCAATTGTCGTCAAATGTACAGGGACAATGAGCGATCCGTCCACCCTATCGATGCCCCAAGGGGATGACCGTGCAAGGGTAGTACACGGCCGCCATGTACCGAGGTAATACTACAACAGAGCGGCCTATAGGCAACTACTGAGATGGGAATAATTGCAGAAGTGTTTAAATATTGAACACCGACAGGACGAATCGTGCTGTTTTTAAGCTATAGTTATAGAGCGGCGGGACGAGTAAGTTGCGCAGACTGAGGTGATCCCATGCTCCGCAATACAATATACTGCTAGATAAGTAGAAAACTAGAATTCTAGAATTATACACCGGTGGCCGTTGTGAGTTATGTCCCTTTCCATCTAGAATACTAGAATTCTGGATATCTAGAATTCTAGTTCGTTTTAACAGTATCTGTATTGAAGCGGTTCAGAAGCGCCGCTTCCCTGGCTTTGAAATGGTAGCGCTCCCCGGGCAGGATGGTATTAAGCGCCCACAATTGATGCTTAATATGATGGTCTTCGAGTTCATCACCTTTCTTTCGCTCCCGGTTATAACAGTTTTTCATATCGGCTATGGACATACCGCGGAGGGCGTCCGCAAGAATGCGAAGCCGGTAATTTAAAGTAATATCTTCCGGGGCGCGGACCATTCGTTTCAGGTCAAAAAGTCCCCAGAAGCCATAGTTATAAAACGATCGCTCGAGGGCACTAATGTAATACGGTTCAATCGTTACTTTTGTACCATGCAACAAGCCGCCGATGGCAGGGTGTGTGTTAATCAGTTCAGCGAGACGCACACCCGTTATCTTTATACCTTCTAGCCCGCTGTTTAATAGAGCTTTATCTACCTTGTCGGCTGGCTTTTCACCCCACGTTACAAGTATTCCATCGTTATGCTTAATCAGCAATAGGGTAAGGTTATTTACGATACGGATGGACTGCTCGATTTTATCTGGCTTGGGAAGTAACGCTTCTTGCCATAAAAAATCCTTCACCCTCCGCTGGTAAATATTCAATGAGAAGATATCGCTCGTTACGAGCTTTATGCTCGGCTTGAGCGGATGGTCATGACCATTGAAGTCGTATATGGTTTTCAGTTCGCCCGAGAATAACGTGTAGGTCAGTTTCCCGCCCGTCAGATTTTGAATCAACGCATCGAGGTGTTTCCGGCAGGCGGCTATATAGTCCGGTGTCTTACCTATCATCGCATGCTCGAGCATAATCACGGTATCTTCTATAATAAAAGGGTTCGGTGATGCAAAAAGATAAAGCTCAGGATATTTCAATTGATCGGCAGCGAGTTGATATATTCCGTCAGGGTCTATACTTTTACCTAGGTCAATATAGGTTTTAGCGATGCTTCTGCACAATGGATCATTTTCAAGGGTTTCCGCGATGTCGGCGTTCATATCTGTTTTCTGTATCTCAAACTCCCGAGCCGTAGGGACAGGCAATTTCATAACAGGCATAATCTTACCTCGGTTATATTATACGTCAGATACATAGTTTAGTCAATTATGGATGCGTATTAGAGCGGGGGCAATGGCTCGCACCTGATATGGCCCTGAGACTTGATCATTCTAGACTATTTTAATATATGTATCATATGTAGTACTATTATTGAACCTGAATTGAAATACTATTAAATCGAGTCATATATTCAAAATGTGACCTTCATGAATTTGACTTATAGCACACAGAGTATACTATATATAGGTAACTGAGTATCTTTTAATTAGGAACAGGCATCTGTGGCATCCATTACAAGCGATAAGATAGCAATCTGAGTGACCGGCAATGAACTCGTTTGATACAATAAAAATATCAATCCCACGGGAAGTAGTGCGTGCCTTCAAACCAGAGGCCTTCTATACGAAGTCATCTAAAGGACTAGAAAAGAAAGTGCTCACGAATAACTTGCCCCGATATCTGCGCTGCCCTGGCCTCGTTGACGTTGCCATAGCCGATGATGATACCACGATAATAATTTCCTCAAAGCTGCTATCGAGTTTCGGATTAATCAATAATAATAACATCACTGATGCCATACGGCAATTAAATGAGAGCGGCGTCATCACCGTAGATTCCGACACATTACTCGATGCAGCGGAAGTATGCCGCATAGACGTGGCGCAGAATCTCCGCATGCAACGAGTGACAAATGAATATATTCCGGTGCTTGCAGGTATTTCAGCGGAAGGCGTGTCGTGCCGACTGTATGGAGAAAAGTCTATCGTGTTTTCTGGACCGGGTGCAAAAGACCGCGTCACATTCTACTTGAAATATTATGAGCTATTCGACCATCCGGGATATATTCGCGCTCTCTCTCCGAATAAAAGAGCTGCTATTCTTGCAGAATCAAAAGATGTTATGCGCGTTGAGCTTAACATTAGAACCTATGCGGACATCAAATATAAGTTTGGTATCGACACTCGTAAATTATCTGACGTGCTCAATAGTAAAACGCCTGTGCTCGCAAACTATTTTAATTATCTGCTTTCAGGTGGGTTCGCGGCGATACCTGAGTCGGATGAGTCATTCGATCATTTTTTGAAGGTACAAGGCATGCATAGAATATTGGAAGAGCATGCCGGCGATCCGGAACGGGCCAAAGCGGTGATTAAGGACAAAAACTGTAACGTCTCATCACCTCAGAGAAAGTTACTTCATGAGGCCATCCAACAACGAAACAAAACTGCGGTATCAAACCC
Proteins encoded:
- the dnaE gene encoding DNA polymerase III subunit alpha, which translates into the protein MAYTHLHVHTDYSILDGACRIDRLIAKVNEYGMKACAITDHANLFGAMAFTSAAKKVGIKPIIGCEVYVAPGSRLYKTVNSDDKKTARHLILIAKNREGYSNLSKLISLGYTEGFYHRPRIDHELIERYNKGLICASACLAGEVPQLLLQSKYDEAKTTALWHKSIFGDAYYIELQYQGLPGQKALNTDLSRLAQECGIKCIITNDVHYINKSDSIYHDVALAIQTRKLLSDEKRMRFGSDGFYFKSEDEVISAFPDNLNVIENTNIIADQCDLDLIAKSYFMPSYKGEGSTNPTGHLRKLCNEGLNNRYQGYIPAVASDRITYELDTIHKMDFDGYFLIVQDFIRYAKEAGIRVGPGRGSAAGSIVAYALGITEVNPLDYDLLFERFLNPDRKSMPDIDIDFPDDRRDEVIRFVKSIYGDDNVARLMTYSKLKAKSAFKDVCRTMGVSPKIVNAWSDIIDDDFSLEQNYRDNKQFTDLINNNQQCKAIYAIAIHLEGLVRSAGIHPSGVVISNAPAMEHAHLYKRPKSEEIAIHFDKHAAEKAGLVKIDFLNNKNLSLITRIIKRINKSRNITIHTDKIPMNDVASFTAFRIADTDGIFQLESTGVRKLLLKLLPRKFNDIVDTLALYRPGPLRSGMHNIYCERKHGRAAITYPHEDIRNILEPTYGVMIYQEQIMQIARVLGRFSASEADDLRKAMSKKNEDIIFKMRGDFISRGTGAGYAPDMLTKIYEQMLQFAKYGFNKSHSVCYALIAYWEMYLKSHFPLEYYVELLNHILDDCDRTVGKYLTLAKRKGIAVVTRSVNDSHYLFTTQDGKLVVGLATVEKLRRVVIDTIVAEREKNGKFKDLIDFAKRVPNKMMTRSVYTKMARAGAFSCFNKAPGEILSVIDKLQELGRIRQQSDSKRQKRTKRQK
- a CDS encoding DNA adenine methylase; the protein is MDTSITIDTQAESETYLTKQLLTYIGNKRSLLGFIGEGVALVKQRLGKDKLDIFEPFSGTGAVSRFLKQHAKTLIVNDLEKYAEVVSNCYLASPSESELRLLRGIYDSIIDEMDSAPLRSGFITDMYAPRDDKNIQRGERVFYTTRNANYIDTARQCMEDLSPYLRSFFLAPLLSEASIHTNTSGVFKGFFKNNGIGQFGGKNEDALSRIMGDITLPFPVFSNFDCEVVVHRGDANEVVLNVPEVDLVYIDPPYNQHSFGANYFLLNLITEYKRPTKTSPVSGIPVDWNRSAYNYKSTAAKAMKQLVESVRAKYLLISYNSEGYISLKEMTDMLAEIGTVEVLDTKYNAFRGSRNLSGRDIHVTEYLFLVKKI